GCGGTGACGGTCTTTCTCTTGGCGTGCTCGGTGTAGGTGACGGCATCACGGATGACGTTCTCCAAGAACACCTTCAGTACACCACGAGTTTCTTCATAAATGAGGCCAGAGATACGTTTGACACCACCACGACGGGCCAAACGACGGATAGCTGGCTTGGTGATACCCTGGATGTTATCACGAAGAACTTTACGGTGACGCTTGGCGCCTCCCTTTCCTAGACCTTTGCCTCCTTTACCACGTCCAGACATATTTACTGTTAGAGTTATACTAACTGATACCTGACAGAGAAAAGGCTTGACTTTATATAGGTTGAATACGAACGTAATAACGAACGAAGAACGACTATTATTACTAAAACAATGGAGTGTATACCTATTGATCCTATTGTGTTTTTCCCGCCTAAACAGCTCAATTCTCATTGCTAATAGGCTAAATTTTGAGAATTTAGACCAATAAGCTAACGCCATTCTCTACCAACTACCCCTTTTCCTATCATAGGATCCGAGTTTTACAGAAAGCTCTGCTAGAAAGCTGCGATCACTCAAAAAAAAGCGAGGCATCGACATTTCTGAAAAAAGTAACTGGTAAAGTTATAAGTTAGGTATAGTTCAGTTTTATGCCACTGAAAGTATACAATTGGGGTGATCATCGGAAACacgctattttttttatttggcctattAAAACACTAtagtaatattttacaatgGATACATACGGTCTCTCTTTTCATTCACCAACTTTGATCTTGGAGGGATCCCTCCAACTTCCATTATGCTTTGACACATAGGGGAATATTGATGCAGGCAGCACCTGGGATTTGACCGTAACACTGTGGATGAATGTATATGGCATGCAATCATGCCGGTGTACGGCTGAAAGTCTTGGCTATCTTGCTTGACAATGTCGTTCACCAGATAATGGGCCAGTCATTATAAGCCAAGTCTATCAATCGTATGGATCAAGTTTAGTTCTAAATGATCACTTTCATCCCAATTTCAAcccgtcccatttcaactcgccccaatttcagtGTACCGGAATTCTGGTCTgattgtttgttatatttttcattatcTGTTAACAATGAAGGTCTGATTTTCCTACCAAAACAAGGGAGGGATAAAACAAACTGAAAAGTCAGTATATTGTATGCACAGTGCTTTTTACATTGTATCGTAACGTCTTTTATTGGTAAAATACTTGCACACGTAAATCATATTGCAAAGATCTGCAAATTACTTTCCTACGTaattttgaaagagtgggaagAGTTGGAATTGTGACGGTGTGAATCGCAACCATATAAATCATAGTGCAGAACCTTGGAATTGGTGAAGAAATGATCGACATGTTTGAAAAGGAAAAAGGGCGGGAAAAGAGTATGGAAATGTAGATATGCGTGAATGAGAAAAAAGCTCTATCTTtcattacttgtctgtgctttCATGCATCgatatttaaacaataaactTTCCTAGTTATTGTCTTTGCGACGAAAAGGCGCCGTAAAACAATAAACTCCGC
This region of Glandiceps talaboti chromosome 4, keGlaTala1.1, whole genome shotgun sequence genomic DNA includes:
- the LOC144434656 gene encoding histone H4; its protein translation is MSGRGKGGKGLGKGGAKRHRKVLRDNIQGITKPAIRRLARRGGVKRISGLIYEETRGVLKVFLENVIRDAVTYTEHAKRKTVTAMDVVYALKRQGRTLYGFGG